A stretch of Henckelia pumila isolate YLH828 chromosome 4, ASM3356847v2, whole genome shotgun sequence DNA encodes these proteins:
- the LOC140864098 gene encoding uncharacterized protein isoform X2, translated as MAPRGQLHIGYHDDEAAENSKRIPMKLKAKENTAYSATDSSCEGKTVMESTEIETTRTSRGRTRLDKLVWQRVQGIRKDVRFNKIGQPIGEFAGEMQSYIGVLAREKIKISYKTWKQVPSDVKESIWESVNLTYNIDPSWKKGCLNSANNKWRQYKAHLTQKFIFSKLDKPEELKKPPSGYGITRDDWSSFVISRMSDDFMKVRAEQKRRRKQNIYPHRLSRKGYARFADEIAGELCDDDEINRAIIWKKGRVDKKGQVEGDDLKMAIEKINDYVQQKREGKLHFEGAKKDILTKVFDSDEHAGHARGVGAHITPTIYFNVGRIWKSPPGDGHLLFQHKKEELEAKILISEQHQRIAEQNARLADQNARLVDQNARILKLEEMFKKGACDFDIDEKGSCSVKLHPISEGKVKTEESASNYETFNDDDMQVLSKDDFLQGKPVALTLESNTNIVAYGTIVHVNGAGKLRHGVPLPVNCMRFSIDEAVEKLAHLPFPISNECDTIGDAVGTHVAWPAHLVKMQDEKSRRKQNVDKRSNPVLPSSVPRSLNILYFYCKHALDHEKNISMIFDHDFFDEDYELLVHLEDIIPFYHLEPISTNCIVVYMWHLYRKMKRDNKLDKFRFMNPHTIPYMPYVTRLDKKGKIEHLNERASVLADRLSGASRNQLVLVPLNVGCHWILTVVDPYMEVVYLLDSLSHRNRYEDWKYVVNMSLRLFNSNKEMKGRKQAIWKVVKGPRQPDAKQCGFYVMRFMREIIEGNATSEKDSLSSIITLWKKLMKCVLNGRNAYKIIFMTRDARRIGLCFKIVLLMRRSHIVNIMIENM; from the exons ATGGCACCTCGTGGACAGCTTCATATAGGGTATCACGATGATGAAGCTGCTGAAAACAGTAAGAGAATACCGATGAAGCTGAAGGCTAAAGAAAATACTGCATATTCTGCCACTGATTCTAGTTGTGAGGGTAAAACAGTAATGGAATCTACAGAGATCGAGACAACAAGAACTTCTAGAGGTCGTACACGTTTGGATAAGCTCGTTTGGCAAAGGGTTCAGGGAATTAGAAAGGATGTAAGGTTCAATAAAATTGGACAACCAATAGGAGAATTTGCTGGTGAAATGCAAAGTTATATTGGCGTTCTCGCTCGAGAAAAGATTAAGATAAGTTACAAGACGTGGAAGCAGGTTCCAAGTGATGTTAAAGAATCAATATGGGAATCGGTTAAT CTGACGTACAATATTGACCCAAGCTGGAAGAAGGGATGTCTGAATTCGGCAAATAATAAGTGGCGTCAATATAAGGCTCATCTCACTCAAAAGTTCATTTTCTCGAAGCTTGATAAACCAGAGGAGTTGAAAAAACCGCCTAGTGGCTATGGTATTACACGGGATGATTGGAGTTCCTTTGTAATCAGTCGCATGTCGGACGACTTCATG AAAGTAAGAGCTGAACAAAAGAGGAGAAGAAAGCAGAACATATATCCCCATCGGCTTTCCCGTAAAGGATATGCACGTTTTGCTGACGAAATA GCAGGTGAATTATGTGATGATGATGAGATAAATCGGGCTATTATTTGGAAGAAAGGACGGGTGGATAAGAAGGGTCAAGTTGAAGGCGATGATCTGAAAATGGCAATAGAAAAGATT AATGATTACGTGCAACAAAAACGGGAGGGTAAGTTGCACTTTGAAGGGGCAAAAAAAGATATCCTTACGAAAGTATTTGATTCAGATGAACATGCTGGGCATGCGAGGGGTGTTGGAGCTCATATCACTCCAACAATCTATTTTAATGTGGGTAGAATATGGAAGAGTCCTCCTGGTGATGGCCATTTACTTTTTCAACATAAAAAAGAGGAGTTGGAggcaaaaatattaatctcagaACAACATCAACGCATAGCAGAACAAAATGCACGCCTTGCAGATCAAAATGCACGCCTTGTAGATCAAAATGCACGCATACTAAAACTTGAAGAAATGTTCAAAAAGGGTGCATGCGACTTTGATATTGATGAGAAAGGTAGTTGCTCCGTAAAGTTACATCCCATTAGTGAAGGCAAAGTCAAAACAGAAGAGAGTGCCTCAAATTATGAAACCTTCAATGACGATGACATGCAAGTTTTGAGCAAAGATGATTTCTTGCAG GGTAAGCCGGTTGCATTGACATTGGAATCTAATACCAATATAGTTGCCTATGGTACAATTGTTCATGTCAATGGGGCTGGTAAATTACGTCATGGTGTCCCGTTACCCGTGAATTGCATGCGCTTCTCCATTGATGAGGCTGTGGAGAAATTAGCACATTTGCCATTCCCAATTTCAAATGAATGTGATACTATTGGTGATGCCGTAGGAACCCATGTGGCTTGGCCTGCGCACTTGGTAAAGATGCAAGATGAG aAGTCTCGAAGGAAGCAAAATGTCGACAAAAGAAGTAACCCTGTTTTGCCATCAAGTGTACCAAGATCGTTGAATATATTGTATTTTTATTGTAAGCATGCTCTAGatcatgaaaaaaatatatcaatgaTTTTTGATCATGATTTCTTTGACGAAGATTACGAACTACTTGTGCACCTTGAAGACATCATTCCTTTTTATCATTTGGAGCCAATATCTACCAATTGTATTGTTGTTTACATGTG GCATCTTTATAGAAAGATGAAAAGAGATAACAAGCTCGATAAATTTAGGTTCATGAATCCACACACCATCCCGTACATGCCATATGTGACCAGACTTGACAAAAAGGGTAAAATTGAACACTTGAATGAAAGGGCAAGTGTTTTGGCAGATAGGCTGAGTGGTGCATCGAGAAATCAACTAGTTTTGGTGCCACTTAATGTTGG TTGTCATTGGATTCTCACTGTCGTCGATCCTTATATGGAGGTGGTTTATTTGTTGGATTCACTTAGTCATCGCAATCGTTACGAGGATTGGAAATATGTAGTGAATAT GAGTTTGAGATTGTTTAATTCAAACAAGGAAATGAAAGGGAGAAAACAGGCTATATGGAAAGTAGTAAAG GGTCCTCGGCAACCAGATGCGAAACAATGTGGTTTTTATGTGATGAGATTTATGAGAGAAATTATTGAAGGAAATGCTACCAGCGAAAAGGATTCACTATCCTCAATA ATTACTCTATGGAAGAAATTGATGAAGTGCGTTCTGAATGGGCGGAATGCATACAAGATTATATTTATGACTAG AGATGCAAGAAGGATTGGGCTTTGTTTCAAAATCGTCTTGCTAATGCGGAGAAGCCATATTGTGAACATCATGATCGAAAATATGTGA
- the LOC140864098 gene encoding uncharacterized protein isoform X3: MAPRGQLHIGYHDDEAAENSKRIPMKLKAKENTAYSATDSSCEGKTVMESTEIETTRTSRGRTRLDKLVWQRVQGIRKDVRFNKIGQPIGEFAGEMQSYIGVLAREKIKISYKTWKQVPSDVKESIWESVNLTYNIDPSWKKGCLNSANNKWRQYKAHLTQKFIFSKLDKPEELKKPPSGYGITRDDWSSFVISRMSDDFMKVRAEQKRRRKQNIYPHRLSRKGYARFADEIAGELCDDDEINRAIIWKKGRVDKKGQVEGDDLKMAIEKINDYVQQKREGKLHFEGAKKDILTKVFDSDEHAGHARGVGAHITPTIYFNVGRIWKSPPGDGHLLFQHKKEELEAKILISEQHQRIAEQNARLADQNARLVDQNARILKLEEMFKKGACDFDIDEKGSCSVKLHPISEGKVKTEESASNYETFNDDDMQVLSKDDFLQGKPVALTLESNTNIVAYGTIVHVNGAGKLRHGVPLPVNCMRFSIDEAVEKLAHLPFPISNECDTIGDAVGTHVAWPAHLVKMQDEKSRRKQNVDKRSNPVLPSSVPRSLNILYFYCKHALDHEKNISMIFDHDFFDEDYELLVHLEDIIPFYHLEPISTNCIVVYMWFMNPHTIPYMPYVTRLDKKGKIEHLNERASVLADRLSGASRNQLVLVPLNVGCHWILTVVDPYMEVVYLLDSLSHRNRYEDWKYVVNMSLRLFNSNKEMKGRKQAIWKVVKGPRQPDAKQCGFYVMRFMREIIEGNATSEKDSLSSIITLWKKLMKCVLNGRNAYKIIFMTRCLDIVIFADMPFFGRLTEMQEGLGFVSKSSC; encoded by the exons ATGGCACCTCGTGGACAGCTTCATATAGGGTATCACGATGATGAAGCTGCTGAAAACAGTAAGAGAATACCGATGAAGCTGAAGGCTAAAGAAAATACTGCATATTCTGCCACTGATTCTAGTTGTGAGGGTAAAACAGTAATGGAATCTACAGAGATCGAGACAACAAGAACTTCTAGAGGTCGTACACGTTTGGATAAGCTCGTTTGGCAAAGGGTTCAGGGAATTAGAAAGGATGTAAGGTTCAATAAAATTGGACAACCAATAGGAGAATTTGCTGGTGAAATGCAAAGTTATATTGGCGTTCTCGCTCGAGAAAAGATTAAGATAAGTTACAAGACGTGGAAGCAGGTTCCAAGTGATGTTAAAGAATCAATATGGGAATCGGTTAAT CTGACGTACAATATTGACCCAAGCTGGAAGAAGGGATGTCTGAATTCGGCAAATAATAAGTGGCGTCAATATAAGGCTCATCTCACTCAAAAGTTCATTTTCTCGAAGCTTGATAAACCAGAGGAGTTGAAAAAACCGCCTAGTGGCTATGGTATTACACGGGATGATTGGAGTTCCTTTGTAATCAGTCGCATGTCGGACGACTTCATG AAAGTAAGAGCTGAACAAAAGAGGAGAAGAAAGCAGAACATATATCCCCATCGGCTTTCCCGTAAAGGATATGCACGTTTTGCTGACGAAATA GCAGGTGAATTATGTGATGATGATGAGATAAATCGGGCTATTATTTGGAAGAAAGGACGGGTGGATAAGAAGGGTCAAGTTGAAGGCGATGATCTGAAAATGGCAATAGAAAAGATT AATGATTACGTGCAACAAAAACGGGAGGGTAAGTTGCACTTTGAAGGGGCAAAAAAAGATATCCTTACGAAAGTATTTGATTCAGATGAACATGCTGGGCATGCGAGGGGTGTTGGAGCTCATATCACTCCAACAATCTATTTTAATGTGGGTAGAATATGGAAGAGTCCTCCTGGTGATGGCCATTTACTTTTTCAACATAAAAAAGAGGAGTTGGAggcaaaaatattaatctcagaACAACATCAACGCATAGCAGAACAAAATGCACGCCTTGCAGATCAAAATGCACGCCTTGTAGATCAAAATGCACGCATACTAAAACTTGAAGAAATGTTCAAAAAGGGTGCATGCGACTTTGATATTGATGAGAAAGGTAGTTGCTCCGTAAAGTTACATCCCATTAGTGAAGGCAAAGTCAAAACAGAAGAGAGTGCCTCAAATTATGAAACCTTCAATGACGATGACATGCAAGTTTTGAGCAAAGATGATTTCTTGCAG GGTAAGCCGGTTGCATTGACATTGGAATCTAATACCAATATAGTTGCCTATGGTACAATTGTTCATGTCAATGGGGCTGGTAAATTACGTCATGGTGTCCCGTTACCCGTGAATTGCATGCGCTTCTCCATTGATGAGGCTGTGGAGAAATTAGCACATTTGCCATTCCCAATTTCAAATGAATGTGATACTATTGGTGATGCCGTAGGAACCCATGTGGCTTGGCCTGCGCACTTGGTAAAGATGCAAGATGAG aAGTCTCGAAGGAAGCAAAATGTCGACAAAAGAAGTAACCCTGTTTTGCCATCAAGTGTACCAAGATCGTTGAATATATTGTATTTTTATTGTAAGCATGCTCTAGatcatgaaaaaaatatatcaatgaTTTTTGATCATGATTTCTTTGACGAAGATTACGAACTACTTGTGCACCTTGAAGACATCATTCCTTTTTATCATTTGGAGCCAATATCTACCAATTGTATTGTTGTTTACATGTG GTTCATGAATCCACACACCATCCCGTACATGCCATATGTGACCAGACTTGACAAAAAGGGTAAAATTGAACACTTGAATGAAAGGGCAAGTGTTTTGGCAGATAGGCTGAGTGGTGCATCGAGAAATCAACTAGTTTTGGTGCCACTTAATGTTGG TTGTCATTGGATTCTCACTGTCGTCGATCCTTATATGGAGGTGGTTTATTTGTTGGATTCACTTAGTCATCGCAATCGTTACGAGGATTGGAAATATGTAGTGAATAT GAGTTTGAGATTGTTTAATTCAAACAAGGAAATGAAAGGGAGAAAACAGGCTATATGGAAAGTAGTAAAG GGTCCTCGGCAACCAGATGCGAAACAATGTGGTTTTTATGTGATGAGATTTATGAGAGAAATTATTGAAGGAAATGCTACCAGCGAAAAGGATTCACTATCCTCAATA ATTACTCTATGGAAGAAATTGATGAAGTGCGTTCTGAATGGGCGGAATGCATACAAGATTATATTTATGACTAG GTGTCTGGACATTGTAATATTTGCTGATATGCCCTTTTTTGGACGTTTGACAGAGATGCAAGAAGGATTGGGCTTTGTTTCAAAATCGTCTTGCTAA
- the LOC140864098 gene encoding uncharacterized protein isoform X1, which produces MAPRGQLHIGYHDDEAAENSKRIPMKLKAKENTAYSATDSSCEGKTVMESTEIETTRTSRGRTRLDKLVWQRVQGIRKDVRFNKIGQPIGEFAGEMQSYIGVLAREKIKISYKTWKQVPSDVKESIWESVNLTYNIDPSWKKGCLNSANNKWRQYKAHLTQKFIFSKLDKPEELKKPPSGYGITRDDWSSFVISRMSDDFMKVRAEQKRRRKQNIYPHRLSRKGYARFADEIAGELCDDDEINRAIIWKKGRVDKKGQVEGDDLKMAIEKINDYVQQKREGKLHFEGAKKDILTKVFDSDEHAGHARGVGAHITPTIYFNVGRIWKSPPGDGHLLFQHKKEELEAKILISEQHQRIAEQNARLADQNARLVDQNARILKLEEMFKKGACDFDIDEKGSCSVKLHPISEGKVKTEESASNYETFNDDDMQVLSKDDFLQGKPVALTLESNTNIVAYGTIVHVNGAGKLRHGVPLPVNCMRFSIDEAVEKLAHLPFPISNECDTIGDAVGTHVAWPAHLVKMQDEKSRRKQNVDKRSNPVLPSSVPRSLNILYFYCKHALDHEKNISMIFDHDFFDEDYELLVHLEDIIPFYHLEPISTNCIVVYMWHLYRKMKRDNKLDKFRFMNPHTIPYMPYVTRLDKKGKIEHLNERASVLADRLSGASRNQLVLVPLNVGCHWILTVVDPYMEVVYLLDSLSHRNRYEDWKYVVNMSLRLFNSNKEMKGRKQAIWKVVKGPRQPDAKQCGFYVMRFMREIIEGNATSEKDSLSSIITLWKKLMKCVLNGRNAYKIIFMTRCLDIVIFADMPFFGRLTEMQEGLGFVSKSSC; this is translated from the exons ATGGCACCTCGTGGACAGCTTCATATAGGGTATCACGATGATGAAGCTGCTGAAAACAGTAAGAGAATACCGATGAAGCTGAAGGCTAAAGAAAATACTGCATATTCTGCCACTGATTCTAGTTGTGAGGGTAAAACAGTAATGGAATCTACAGAGATCGAGACAACAAGAACTTCTAGAGGTCGTACACGTTTGGATAAGCTCGTTTGGCAAAGGGTTCAGGGAATTAGAAAGGATGTAAGGTTCAATAAAATTGGACAACCAATAGGAGAATTTGCTGGTGAAATGCAAAGTTATATTGGCGTTCTCGCTCGAGAAAAGATTAAGATAAGTTACAAGACGTGGAAGCAGGTTCCAAGTGATGTTAAAGAATCAATATGGGAATCGGTTAAT CTGACGTACAATATTGACCCAAGCTGGAAGAAGGGATGTCTGAATTCGGCAAATAATAAGTGGCGTCAATATAAGGCTCATCTCACTCAAAAGTTCATTTTCTCGAAGCTTGATAAACCAGAGGAGTTGAAAAAACCGCCTAGTGGCTATGGTATTACACGGGATGATTGGAGTTCCTTTGTAATCAGTCGCATGTCGGACGACTTCATG AAAGTAAGAGCTGAACAAAAGAGGAGAAGAAAGCAGAACATATATCCCCATCGGCTTTCCCGTAAAGGATATGCACGTTTTGCTGACGAAATA GCAGGTGAATTATGTGATGATGATGAGATAAATCGGGCTATTATTTGGAAGAAAGGACGGGTGGATAAGAAGGGTCAAGTTGAAGGCGATGATCTGAAAATGGCAATAGAAAAGATT AATGATTACGTGCAACAAAAACGGGAGGGTAAGTTGCACTTTGAAGGGGCAAAAAAAGATATCCTTACGAAAGTATTTGATTCAGATGAACATGCTGGGCATGCGAGGGGTGTTGGAGCTCATATCACTCCAACAATCTATTTTAATGTGGGTAGAATATGGAAGAGTCCTCCTGGTGATGGCCATTTACTTTTTCAACATAAAAAAGAGGAGTTGGAggcaaaaatattaatctcagaACAACATCAACGCATAGCAGAACAAAATGCACGCCTTGCAGATCAAAATGCACGCCTTGTAGATCAAAATGCACGCATACTAAAACTTGAAGAAATGTTCAAAAAGGGTGCATGCGACTTTGATATTGATGAGAAAGGTAGTTGCTCCGTAAAGTTACATCCCATTAGTGAAGGCAAAGTCAAAACAGAAGAGAGTGCCTCAAATTATGAAACCTTCAATGACGATGACATGCAAGTTTTGAGCAAAGATGATTTCTTGCAG GGTAAGCCGGTTGCATTGACATTGGAATCTAATACCAATATAGTTGCCTATGGTACAATTGTTCATGTCAATGGGGCTGGTAAATTACGTCATGGTGTCCCGTTACCCGTGAATTGCATGCGCTTCTCCATTGATGAGGCTGTGGAGAAATTAGCACATTTGCCATTCCCAATTTCAAATGAATGTGATACTATTGGTGATGCCGTAGGAACCCATGTGGCTTGGCCTGCGCACTTGGTAAAGATGCAAGATGAG aAGTCTCGAAGGAAGCAAAATGTCGACAAAAGAAGTAACCCTGTTTTGCCATCAAGTGTACCAAGATCGTTGAATATATTGTATTTTTATTGTAAGCATGCTCTAGatcatgaaaaaaatatatcaatgaTTTTTGATCATGATTTCTTTGACGAAGATTACGAACTACTTGTGCACCTTGAAGACATCATTCCTTTTTATCATTTGGAGCCAATATCTACCAATTGTATTGTTGTTTACATGTG GCATCTTTATAGAAAGATGAAAAGAGATAACAAGCTCGATAAATTTAGGTTCATGAATCCACACACCATCCCGTACATGCCATATGTGACCAGACTTGACAAAAAGGGTAAAATTGAACACTTGAATGAAAGGGCAAGTGTTTTGGCAGATAGGCTGAGTGGTGCATCGAGAAATCAACTAGTTTTGGTGCCACTTAATGTTGG TTGTCATTGGATTCTCACTGTCGTCGATCCTTATATGGAGGTGGTTTATTTGTTGGATTCACTTAGTCATCGCAATCGTTACGAGGATTGGAAATATGTAGTGAATAT GAGTTTGAGATTGTTTAATTCAAACAAGGAAATGAAAGGGAGAAAACAGGCTATATGGAAAGTAGTAAAG GGTCCTCGGCAACCAGATGCGAAACAATGTGGTTTTTATGTGATGAGATTTATGAGAGAAATTATTGAAGGAAATGCTACCAGCGAAAAGGATTCACTATCCTCAATA ATTACTCTATGGAAGAAATTGATGAAGTGCGTTCTGAATGGGCGGAATGCATACAAGATTATATTTATGACTAG GTGTCTGGACATTGTAATATTTGCTGATATGCCCTTTTTTGGACGTTTGACAGAGATGCAAGAAGGATTGGGCTTTGTTTCAAAATCGTCTTGCTAA
- the LOC140864098 gene encoding uncharacterized protein isoform X4, translating into MAPRGQLHIGYHDDEAAENSKRIPMKLKAKENTAYSATDSSCEGKTVMESTEIETTRTSRGRTRLDKLVWQRVQGIRKDVRFNKIGQPIGEFAGEMQSYIGVLAREKIKISYKTWKQVPSDVKESIWESVNLTYNIDPSWKKGCLNSANNKWRQYKAHLTQKFIFSKLDKPEELKKPPSGYGITRDDWSSFVISRMSDDFMKVRAEQKRRRKQNIYPHRLSRKGYARFADEIAGELCDDDEINRAIIWKKGRVDKKGQVEGDDLKMAIEKINDYVQQKREGKLHFEGAKKDILTKVFDSDEHAGHARGVGAHITPTIYFNVGRIWKSPPGDGHLLFQHKKEELEAKILISEQHQRIAEQNARLADQNARLVDQNARILKLEEMFKKGACDFDIDEKGSCSVKLHPISEGKVKTEESASNYETFNDDDMQVLSKDDFLQGKPVALTLESNTNIVAYGTIVHVNGAGKLRHGVPLPVNCMRFSIDEAVEKLAHLPFPISNECDTIGDAVGTHVAWPAHLVKMQDEKSRRKQNVDKRSNPVLPSSVPRSLNILYFYCKHALDHEKNISMIFDHDFFDEDYELLVHLEDIIPFYHLEPISTNCIVVYMWHLYRKMKRDNKLDKFRFMNPHTIPYMPYVTRLDKKGKIEHLNERASVLADRLSGASRNQLVLVPLNVGCHWILTVVDPYMEVVYLLDSLSHRNRYEDWKYVVNMSLRLFNSNKEMKGRKQAIWKVVKGPRQPDAKQCGFYVMRFMREIIEGNATSEKDSLSSIFMKTDYSMEEIDEVRSEWAECIQDYIYD; encoded by the exons ATGGCACCTCGTGGACAGCTTCATATAGGGTATCACGATGATGAAGCTGCTGAAAACAGTAAGAGAATACCGATGAAGCTGAAGGCTAAAGAAAATACTGCATATTCTGCCACTGATTCTAGTTGTGAGGGTAAAACAGTAATGGAATCTACAGAGATCGAGACAACAAGAACTTCTAGAGGTCGTACACGTTTGGATAAGCTCGTTTGGCAAAGGGTTCAGGGAATTAGAAAGGATGTAAGGTTCAATAAAATTGGACAACCAATAGGAGAATTTGCTGGTGAAATGCAAAGTTATATTGGCGTTCTCGCTCGAGAAAAGATTAAGATAAGTTACAAGACGTGGAAGCAGGTTCCAAGTGATGTTAAAGAATCAATATGGGAATCGGTTAAT CTGACGTACAATATTGACCCAAGCTGGAAGAAGGGATGTCTGAATTCGGCAAATAATAAGTGGCGTCAATATAAGGCTCATCTCACTCAAAAGTTCATTTTCTCGAAGCTTGATAAACCAGAGGAGTTGAAAAAACCGCCTAGTGGCTATGGTATTACACGGGATGATTGGAGTTCCTTTGTAATCAGTCGCATGTCGGACGACTTCATG AAAGTAAGAGCTGAACAAAAGAGGAGAAGAAAGCAGAACATATATCCCCATCGGCTTTCCCGTAAAGGATATGCACGTTTTGCTGACGAAATA GCAGGTGAATTATGTGATGATGATGAGATAAATCGGGCTATTATTTGGAAGAAAGGACGGGTGGATAAGAAGGGTCAAGTTGAAGGCGATGATCTGAAAATGGCAATAGAAAAGATT AATGATTACGTGCAACAAAAACGGGAGGGTAAGTTGCACTTTGAAGGGGCAAAAAAAGATATCCTTACGAAAGTATTTGATTCAGATGAACATGCTGGGCATGCGAGGGGTGTTGGAGCTCATATCACTCCAACAATCTATTTTAATGTGGGTAGAATATGGAAGAGTCCTCCTGGTGATGGCCATTTACTTTTTCAACATAAAAAAGAGGAGTTGGAggcaaaaatattaatctcagaACAACATCAACGCATAGCAGAACAAAATGCACGCCTTGCAGATCAAAATGCACGCCTTGTAGATCAAAATGCACGCATACTAAAACTTGAAGAAATGTTCAAAAAGGGTGCATGCGACTTTGATATTGATGAGAAAGGTAGTTGCTCCGTAAAGTTACATCCCATTAGTGAAGGCAAAGTCAAAACAGAAGAGAGTGCCTCAAATTATGAAACCTTCAATGACGATGACATGCAAGTTTTGAGCAAAGATGATTTCTTGCAG GGTAAGCCGGTTGCATTGACATTGGAATCTAATACCAATATAGTTGCCTATGGTACAATTGTTCATGTCAATGGGGCTGGTAAATTACGTCATGGTGTCCCGTTACCCGTGAATTGCATGCGCTTCTCCATTGATGAGGCTGTGGAGAAATTAGCACATTTGCCATTCCCAATTTCAAATGAATGTGATACTATTGGTGATGCCGTAGGAACCCATGTGGCTTGGCCTGCGCACTTGGTAAAGATGCAAGATGAG aAGTCTCGAAGGAAGCAAAATGTCGACAAAAGAAGTAACCCTGTTTTGCCATCAAGTGTACCAAGATCGTTGAATATATTGTATTTTTATTGTAAGCATGCTCTAGatcatgaaaaaaatatatcaatgaTTTTTGATCATGATTTCTTTGACGAAGATTACGAACTACTTGTGCACCTTGAAGACATCATTCCTTTTTATCATTTGGAGCCAATATCTACCAATTGTATTGTTGTTTACATGTG GCATCTTTATAGAAAGATGAAAAGAGATAACAAGCTCGATAAATTTAGGTTCATGAATCCACACACCATCCCGTACATGCCATATGTGACCAGACTTGACAAAAAGGGTAAAATTGAACACTTGAATGAAAGGGCAAGTGTTTTGGCAGATAGGCTGAGTGGTGCATCGAGAAATCAACTAGTTTTGGTGCCACTTAATGTTGG TTGTCATTGGATTCTCACTGTCGTCGATCCTTATATGGAGGTGGTTTATTTGTTGGATTCACTTAGTCATCGCAATCGTTACGAGGATTGGAAATATGTAGTGAATAT GAGTTTGAGATTGTTTAATTCAAACAAGGAAATGAAAGGGAGAAAACAGGCTATATGGAAAGTAGTAAAG GGTCCTCGGCAACCAGATGCGAAACAATGTGGTTTTTATGTGATGAGATTTATGAGAGAAATTATTGAAGGAAATGCTACCAGCGAAAAGGATTCACTATCCTCAATA TTCATGAAAACAGATTACTCTATGGAAGAAATTGATGAAGTGCGTTCTGAATGGGCGGAATGCATACAAGATTATATTTATGACTAG